Proteins from one Gemmatimonadaceae bacterium genomic window:
- a CDS encoding penicillin-binding protein 2, whose protein sequence is MIRSRRIGLAHLALAIFAVACLVKAANVQLVQGKAWRQRAERQQTTDRTVPAPRGEILDATHRVLAQSREMVRLEVAPREVSEPAKLRAALASLGVDAQTIARAVDTSSKYLTIPGRFLAVDASTAMQLRGVHSFATIARSYAVSQGAQGILGHVDADNKPIDGLELALDTLLRGTPGAATIVRDSRGQGRESPVTPGTAPVKGNSIVLTINADLQEIAEKSLADAVARMGAEGGDIVVLDPHTGDILAMASRRLDPRQTSATVITEPFEPGSTFKPFIAAGLIERHRVTDRDSVDTGNGVLVVPGRSNPIRDDHLVGRAPLSDVLRWSSNIGIVKFASRLSGSEEYETIRDFGFGVPTGLPFPTESGGILRSPKSWSSQSPLSMAMGYEVSVTPLQLAAAYSTFANGGLLVQPALVKEVIGPDGSVRYKHQPRIVRRVVSQATADKVRHMLLDVVDEGTALQAAVDNFSLAGKTGTPRSTVKGRYVAGRYNPNFVGIFPADNPQYVIVVKMTAPQSSIYAAQTAAPVSKAILEAAVAAQNAALDRGKLAGSV, encoded by the coding sequence ATGATTCGCTCTAGACGAATCGGTCTCGCACATCTCGCGCTCGCGATCTTCGCCGTTGCCTGCCTCGTGAAGGCGGCGAACGTGCAGCTCGTGCAGGGCAAGGCGTGGCGGCAGCGCGCCGAACGGCAGCAGACCACCGACCGCACCGTGCCCGCGCCGCGCGGCGAGATTCTGGACGCGACGCACCGCGTGCTGGCGCAGAGCCGGGAGATGGTGCGCCTGGAAGTCGCGCCGCGCGAAGTCAGCGAGCCCGCCAAACTCCGCGCGGCGCTCGCCTCGCTCGGCGTCGATGCGCAAACGATCGCGCGCGCGGTCGACACGTCGTCGAAGTATTTGACGATCCCGGGACGCTTCCTGGCCGTCGATGCGTCGACCGCGATGCAGCTCCGCGGCGTGCACAGCTTCGCGACGATCGCGCGGTCGTACGCCGTGTCGCAGGGCGCGCAGGGAATTCTTGGCCACGTCGACGCGGACAACAAGCCGATCGACGGTCTCGAGCTCGCGCTCGACACGCTGCTGCGCGGCACGCCCGGCGCGGCGACGATCGTGCGCGATTCGCGCGGCCAGGGTCGTGAGTCGCCGGTCACGCCGGGTACGGCGCCGGTGAAGGGAAATAGTATCGTTTTGACAATAAATGCGGATCTGCAGGAGATCGCCGAGAAGTCGCTGGCCGACGCGGTGGCGCGGATGGGGGCGGAGGGTGGCGACATCGTCGTGCTCGATCCGCACACCGGCGACATTCTCGCGATGGCCAGCCGGCGCCTGGATCCGCGGCAAACGTCGGCAACGGTGATCACCGAACCGTTCGAGCCGGGGTCGACGTTCAAGCCGTTCATCGCGGCGGGGTTGATCGAGCGGCATCGCGTGACCGATCGCGACTCGGTCGACACGGGCAATGGCGTCCTCGTGGTGCCCGGCCGCTCGAATCCCATTCGTGACGACCATCTCGTTGGCCGCGCGCCGTTATCCGACGTGCTGCGCTGGTCGAGCAACATCGGCATCGTGAAGTTCGCGTCGCGCTTGAGCGGCAGCGAAGAGTACGAAACCATTCGCGATTTCGGCTTCGGCGTGCCGACCGGTCTGCCATTTCCGACGGAGTCGGGCGGCATTCTGCGCTCGCCGAAAAGCTGGTCGAGCCAGTCGCCGCTTTCGATGGCGATGGGCTATGAGGTTTCCGTGACGCCGCTGCAACTCGCGGCCGCGTACTCGACGTTCGCGAACGGCGGCTTGCTCGTCCAGCCCGCGCTCGTCAAGGAAGTGATCGGGCCCGACGGTTCGGTTCGTTACAAGCACCAGCCGCGCATCGTCCGGCGCGTCGTCTCGCAGGCGACGGCCGACAAGGTGCGGCACATGCTGCTCGACGTCGTCGACGAAGGCACCGCGCTGCAAGCGGCGGTCGACAATTTTTCGCTCGCCGGAAAAACGGGAACGCCGCGCAGTACCGTGAAGGGGCGGTACGTCGCCGGCCGATACAATCCGAACTTCGTCGGCATTTTCCCCGCGGACAATCCGCAGTACGTCATCGTGGTGAAGATGACCGCGCCGCAGAGCTCGATCTATGCGGCACAGACGGCGGCGCCCGTGAGCAAGGCGATTCTCGAGGCGGCGGTCGCCGCGCAGAACGCCGCGCTCGATCGCGGGAAGCTGGCGGGAAGCGTG
- the rsmH gene encoding 16S rRNA (cytosine(1402)-N(4))-methyltransferase RsmH, translating into MPIDSAYHAPVLVTEVIELLRRGRRILDGTLGGGGHSLALLDAGVEQIVGVDRDPEALAAAATRLHDYAEAGRFSALESNYARVAELPALEGMTFDGVLLDLGVSSHQFDAETRGFTFRPGARLDMRMGSDAAATAADLLNDETEQTLAGVFRDYGDERHAVRLAREIVRRRATRQFETSDDLVGAIRAVLGPRSGAPEFARLFQAVRIAVNDELPGLERALPALRDRLSPGGILAVITYHSGEDRIVKNFFREWSSDCICPPKHPICTCRGRALGETLTKRGLTASEDEIIRNARARSAKLRAWRRSAE; encoded by the coding sequence ATGCCGATCGATAGCGCATATCACGCGCCTGTGCTCGTCACCGAGGTGATCGAGCTGCTTCGCCGCGGGCGCCGCATCCTCGACGGCACACTGGGCGGCGGCGGCCATTCGCTGGCGCTCCTGGACGCGGGCGTCGAACAGATCGTCGGCGTGGACCGCGATCCCGAGGCACTCGCCGCCGCTGCGACGCGCCTGCACGACTACGCGGAAGCCGGCCGGTTCTCGGCGCTCGAGTCGAACTATGCCCGCGTTGCGGAACTGCCAGCACTCGAAGGCATGACCTTCGACGGAGTTCTCCTGGACCTCGGCGTGTCGTCGCATCAGTTCGACGCCGAGACCCGCGGATTTACGTTCAGGCCCGGCGCACGTCTCGACATGCGAATGGGCAGCGACGCCGCGGCCACGGCCGCCGATCTGTTGAACGATGAGACCGAACAGACTCTGGCCGGCGTATTTCGCGACTATGGTGACGAGCGCCACGCCGTTCGCCTGGCGCGCGAAATCGTGCGCCGCCGCGCGACGCGTCAGTTCGAGACGAGCGACGATCTCGTGGGCGCCATTCGCGCGGTGCTCGGTCCGCGAAGCGGCGCGCCGGAGTTTGCACGATTGTTTCAGGCGGTGCGCATTGCGGTGAACGATGAGCTGCCCGGGCTGGAGCGTGCCTTACCGGCGCTGCGCGACAGGTTGTCGCCCGGCGGAATCCTCGCCGTGATCACATATCATTCCGGCGAAGATCGAATTGTGAAGAACTTTTTTCGCGAGTGGTCGAGCGACTGTATCTGCCCGCCGAAGCATCCCATCTGCACGTGCCGCGGCCGCGCGCTCGGCGAGACGCTGACGAAGCGCGGGCTCACGGCCTCCGAGGACGAAATCATTCGCAACGCACGCGCACGCAGCGCTAAACTTCGCGCATGGCGCCGAAGCGCGGAGTAG
- a CDS encoding YegS/Rv2252/BmrU family lipid kinase has translation MNSKHIALIVHGGRADRPDVRHLINWVRDKGHFVEPHATFETGEAAAIASDAARRGVDVVAAAGGDGTVNEVVNGLDGYDVPLGIIPLGTANDFARQVGIPADADHAMDVILQRKPTRLDTASLNGRRFLNVSTGGVGAEATAETPSEIKESLGPVAYAISGMRKFAGFSASYARFEGDGFSYDGEFLMFAVGLTRSTGGGTMVTPMASATDGLLDLCIVEGMSRGEFARTVLKVKRGEHVGLDGVRYVQLKWVTIDGRDPIAVNVDGEMSNATRLTYRARSRDLWVHVAHLPGEEA, from the coding sequence ATGAACTCCAAGCATATCGCGCTGATCGTGCACGGCGGGCGAGCGGACCGTCCCGATGTTCGTCATCTGATCAACTGGGTCCGGGATAAGGGGCACTTCGTCGAGCCGCACGCAACATTCGAGACCGGCGAAGCCGCGGCGATCGCCTCCGATGCCGCGCGCCGTGGCGTCGACGTGGTCGCGGCGGCGGGTGGCGACGGCACCGTCAACGAAGTCGTGAACGGCCTGGACGGATACGACGTCCCGCTCGGCATCATTCCGTTGGGGACCGCGAATGATTTCGCGCGGCAGGTTGGGATTCCGGCCGACGCCGATCATGCCATGGATGTTATCCTGCAACGCAAGCCCACGCGACTCGACACCGCATCGCTGAACGGACGGCGTTTTCTGAATGTCTCGACGGGCGGCGTCGGCGCCGAAGCAACGGCCGAGACTCCGTCGGAGATCAAGGAGTCGCTCGGGCCCGTCGCGTACGCGATCAGCGGCATGCGGAAGTTCGCGGGATTCAGCGCGTCGTACGCGCGGTTCGAGGGCGACGGGTTCTCATACGACGGCGAGTTTCTCATGTTCGCCGTGGGACTCACGCGGTCGACCGGCGGCGGAACGATGGTCACGCCGATGGCGTCGGCGACCGACGGACTGCTCGATCTCTGCATCGTCGAGGGCATGTCACGCGGCGAGTTCGCGCGCACGGTGCTCAAGGTGAAGCGCGGCGAGCACGTTGGTCTCGATGGCGTGCGCTACGTACAGCTCAAATGGGTGACGATCGACGGACGCGATCCGATCGCCGTCAACGTCGATGGCGAGATGTCGAACGCGACACGGCTCACCTATCGCGCACGGTCGCGCGATCTCTGGGTGCACGTCGCGCATTTGCCGGGGGAAGAGGCGTGA
- a CDS encoding tetratricopeptide repeat protein, giving the protein MPDRSADELRERRNALEARLTAPSAANELDALKNDIATLFKRVEQELAELTTLKDDVLALVEKWKGLKNGTARPSFVPQFSGEKPSVHADHIGASTFIEKGWGKISAGDYEGAEQVLAKALQLSPNDPQAESLLGWALMLQDKFDDALLNFQKVLVREPQNAVARINVGYICLKKRIFGEAIEHLSRAIRLDNDKKATLYAHFYLGLVYLERDMFEDAQTFFQKTLALGPNLIEAYYELGRAYWFNGQRDEAIDTWKAGFAANKFNPWGKRCADVLKTVEEGGEP; this is encoded by the coding sequence GTGCCTGACCGTTCGGCTGACGAGCTTCGCGAACGCCGTAACGCGCTCGAAGCGCGATTGACCGCGCCGAGCGCGGCGAACGAGTTGGATGCGCTGAAGAACGACATTGCGACATTGTTCAAGCGCGTCGAGCAGGAGCTCGCCGAGCTCACGACGCTCAAGGACGACGTGCTCGCGCTCGTCGAGAAGTGGAAGGGTCTCAAGAACGGAACGGCGCGACCGTCGTTCGTGCCGCAGTTCTCGGGGGAAAAGCCGTCGGTGCACGCCGATCACATCGGCGCGTCGACGTTCATCGAGAAGGGCTGGGGCAAGATCTCCGCGGGCGACTATGAGGGCGCCGAGCAGGTGTTGGCGAAGGCGCTGCAGCTGTCGCCGAACGATCCGCAGGCCGAATCGCTGCTCGGCTGGGCGTTGATGCTGCAGGACAAGTTCGACGACGCGCTGCTGAATTTTCAGAAGGTGCTGGTGCGTGAGCCGCAGAACGCGGTGGCGCGCATCAACGTGGGCTACATTTGCCTGAAGAAGCGGATCTTCGGCGAGGCGATCGAGCATCTGTCGCGCGCCATTCGGCTGGACAACGACAAGAAGGCCACGCTCTACGCGCACTTCTATCTGGGGCTGGTGTATCTCGAGCGTGACATGTTCGAGGACGCGCAGACGTTTTTTCAGAAAACGCTTGCGCTCGGTCCGAACCTGATCGAGGCGTATTACGAGCTGGGGCGCGCGTATTGGTTCAATGGGCAGCGCGACGAGGCGATCGACACCTGGAAGGCGGGCTTCGCGGCCAACAAGTTCAATCCGTGGGGAAAACGCTGCGCGGACGTGCTGAAGACGGTGGAGGAAGGCGGGGAACCGTAG
- a CDS encoding chemotaxis protein CheW: protein MKTDMVKLVTFQLGLDLFAADVFSVERVLRYTSPSAVPDVPEWIEGVIEHRGQVIPVVDMRRRIGLGDFEITPDTRVLVLTTADGWVGAIVDAVHEVASIPATSVTQPPALFRGLSAEFVRGIAKVRDQLIVVLDVDRVLTSAARIAFDRASGAGEQSLPAVPAAPAVAARA, encoded by the coding sequence ATGAAGACCGACATGGTGAAGCTCGTGACGTTTCAGCTCGGCCTCGATCTGTTTGCGGCCGACGTGTTTTCCGTTGAGCGCGTCCTGCGCTACACGTCGCCGAGTGCGGTGCCGGACGTCCCTGAGTGGATCGAGGGTGTGATCGAGCATCGCGGCCAGGTCATTCCGGTCGTCGACATGCGCCGCCGCATCGGTCTCGGCGATTTCGAGATCACGCCGGACACGCGTGTGTTGGTGCTGACCACCGCCGACGGTTGGGTTGGTGCGATCGTCGACGCGGTTCACGAAGTGGCGTCGATTCCCGCGACGAGCGTGACGCAGCCGCCGGCGCTGTTTCGCGGCCTGTCCGCGGAATTCGTGCGCGGCATCGCGAAGGTCCGCGATCAGTTGATCGTCGTGCTGGACGTCGATCGCGTGCTGACGAGCGCGGCGCGCATCGCGTTCGATCGCGCGTCCGGAGCCGGCGAACAGTCGCTGCCCGCGGTGCCCGCGGCACCCGCGGTCGCGGCGCGTGCCTGA
- a CDS encoding chemotaxis protein CheW yields the protein MFRDGTARLLVFRVGSEHFGLPLSAVDEVIEAPAIQPLPDASATQLGLATLRDEVITVYGAAQVLRARADTLDSGQGGTLLLFQREARRVGLAVDDVHDAITVAEDELRAIPGADASDRTLLGVVRRNADLIAVLDVDAVLDLAMAVATDGGDRS from the coding sequence ATGTTTCGTGACGGCACCGCGCGCCTTCTCGTCTTTCGCGTGGGATCCGAGCACTTCGGCCTGCCCCTCAGTGCGGTGGACGAGGTCATCGAAGCGCCGGCAATCCAGCCGCTGCCCGATGCATCGGCCACCCAGCTGGGACTCGCGACGCTGCGCGACGAGGTGATCACCGTCTACGGCGCGGCTCAGGTGCTCCGCGCGCGTGCCGACACTTTGGACAGCGGTCAGGGCGGCACGCTCCTCCTGTTTCAGCGCGAGGCGAGGCGTGTGGGGTTGGCAGTCGACGACGTGCACGACGCGATCACCGTTGCCGAGGACGAGCTGCGCGCGATCCCGGGGGCGGATGCATCGGATCGCACGCTGCTCGGAGTCGTACGACGCAACGCGGATCTGATCGCGGTACTGGACGTGGATGCGGTGCTCGACCTGGCAATGGCCGTCGCGACCGACGGAGGGGACAGATCATGA
- a CDS encoding chemotaxis response regulator protein-glutamate methylesterase, with the protein MSSSRAGKPRVLIVDDSAFMRRMVSEIIDDSGEFIVAGTARNGFDALKQIHALDPDVVTLDVDMPELDGLAALGYIMSETPRPVVMLSAGTTHSGQEATLRSLELGAVDFVLKPSGSISLDVASISKRLLDALRAAVAANPSGLRMLQRTAAPDTTSGSVTTSRATSAVVIAASTGGPRALAAIVPRLPRNLPAAVLIVQHMPAGFTRSLANRLDGMSPLPISEAEDGEPIVHSRGYVAPGGFHMTVVDEGAGPAIKLDSTPSIWGVRPAADKLFRSAAQVFGPSTVAVVLTGMGRDGAEGTRVIRDGGGRALLQDRETATIFGMPQAALQQAGADRVAPLNDIGGQIAELVEAVRHVS; encoded by the coding sequence GTGTCCTCTAGCCGAGCGGGCAAGCCGCGCGTGCTCATCGTCGACGACAGCGCATTCATGCGCCGCATGGTGTCGGAGATCATCGACGACTCCGGCGAATTCATCGTCGCCGGTACCGCACGCAACGGCTTCGATGCTCTGAAGCAGATTCACGCGCTCGATCCGGACGTCGTGACGCTCGACGTCGACATGCCGGAGCTCGACGGCCTGGCCGCGCTCGGCTACATCATGAGCGAAACGCCGCGGCCGGTGGTGATGCTGAGCGCGGGCACGACACACAGCGGCCAGGAAGCGACCCTGCGGTCGCTCGAGCTCGGGGCGGTCGACTTCGTATTGAAGCCGTCGGGCTCGATCAGCCTCGACGTGGCGTCGATCTCGAAGCGTCTGCTCGACGCGCTTCGCGCCGCCGTCGCGGCGAATCCGTCCGGCTTGCGCATGCTTCAGCGCACGGCGGCGCCGGACACGACGAGCGGGTCGGTGACGACGTCGCGCGCGACGAGCGCCGTGGTCATCGCCGCATCGACCGGCGGACCGCGCGCGCTGGCCGCCATCGTGCCGCGTTTGCCGCGCAACCTTCCCGCCGCGGTGCTCATCGTGCAGCACATGCCGGCGGGATTCACGCGAAGTCTCGCGAACCGGCTCGATGGCATGAGCCCTCTTCCGATCAGCGAAGCTGAAGACGGTGAGCCGATCGTGCATTCGCGGGGGTACGTGGCGCCGGGTGGATTCCACATGACGGTCGTCGACGAGGGCGCGGGACCGGCGATCAAGCTCGATTCGACACCGTCGATCTGGGGCGTGCGTCCGGCGGCGGACAAGCTGTTTCGCTCGGCGGCGCAGGTATTCGGGCCCTCGACGGTTGCGGTCGTGCTCACCGGCATGGGCCGCGACGGCGCTGAAGGCACGCGCGTCATTCGCGACGGCGGCGGCCGCGCGCTGCTGCAGGACCGCGAAACGGCCACCATTTTCGGCATGCCGCAGGCGGCGCTGCAGCAGGCCGGGGCCGATCGCGTGGCGCCGCTCAACGACATCGGTGGGCAGATCGCCGAACTGGTCGAGGCGGTGCGTCATGTTTCGTGA
- a CDS encoding chemotaxis protein CheD, with translation MNGNGEIRVKVADYAVTADGTISTIGLGSCVAIMLYDASTHVGGMAHVLLPSETMSRDRSNPAKFPRTAIPLLLDEMRRLGASLQRVRAKIVGGASMFGNLLPPGGINIGERNIVAVRDALSDANVPIIAEDTGSDYGRSVFFHVCDGRVEVRSLRKGSRVL, from the coding sequence ATGAATGGCAACGGCGAAATCCGGGTCAAGGTCGCCGACTACGCCGTCACGGCGGACGGGACGATCTCGACGATCGGCCTGGGCTCATGCGTGGCGATCATGCTGTACGATGCCTCGACCCACGTCGGCGGCATGGCGCACGTGCTGTTGCCGAGCGAGACGATGTCGCGCGATCGCTCGAACCCGGCCAAGTTCCCCCGCACCGCCATTCCGTTGCTGCTCGATGAAATGCGGCGGCTCGGCGCAAGTCTCCAACGCGTGCGCGCCAAGATCGTCGGCGGCGCGAGCATGTTCGGGAATCTCTTGCCGCCCGGCGGGATCAATATCGGCGAGCGGAACATCGTCGCCGTGCGCGACGCGTTGTCGGACGCCAATGTACCCATTATCGCCGAGGATACGGGGAGCGACTATGGCCGGAGTGTCTTTTTTCATGTGTGTGACGGTCGTGTCGAAGTTCGGTCCTTGAGGAAAGGATCGCGTGTCCTCTAG
- a CDS encoding protein-glutamate O-methyltransferase CheR, with product MEQQSPGDFTELTRKISSERGFGCASYKEKCLRRRIAVRMRARGVHTYTDYARILDDDAGEYDRLLDALTINVTKLFRNWEVYASLAANVVPALWHRETSHIRVWSAGCSSGDEPYSLAILFHRYAATHGMLAQLSRVQVVGTDIDRQVLAAAARGQFEEGDFADTPDDLRSRYFSPEAPHTVSPAIRPLVQFERRDLLSDPAPSGQFDMVVCRNVLIYFDRDTQERLFDKFHAALRPDGFLVLGKVETLLGAARTKFAPVDARERIFRRL from the coding sequence GTGGAACAGCAGTCCCCGGGTGACTTCACGGAGTTGACCCGGAAGATTTCGTCGGAGCGCGGTTTCGGCTGCGCGAGCTACAAGGAAAAATGTCTGCGGCGCCGCATCGCGGTTCGGATGCGCGCGCGGGGTGTCCATACGTATACCGACTACGCGCGTATTCTCGACGACGACGCGGGTGAGTACGATCGCCTGCTCGACGCGTTGACGATCAACGTCACGAAGCTCTTCCGTAACTGGGAGGTCTACGCGTCGTTGGCGGCGAACGTCGTGCCGGCGCTGTGGCATCGCGAGACGTCGCACATTCGGGTCTGGAGCGCCGGTTGTTCGTCGGGCGATGAACCGTATTCACTCGCGATTCTGTTCCATCGCTACGCGGCGACGCACGGCATGCTCGCGCAATTGTCGCGCGTGCAGGTCGTGGGCACCGACATCGACCGGCAGGTCCTGGCGGCGGCGGCGCGAGGACAGTTCGAGGAGGGCGATTTCGCCGACACGCCGGACGACTTGCGCTCGCGCTACTTCTCGCCCGAGGCGCCGCATACCGTCTCGCCGGCCATTCGCCCGCTGGTGCAGTTCGAGCGGCGCGATTTGTTGAGCGACCCCGCGCCGTCGGGGCAGTTCGACATGGTCGTGTGCCGCAACGTGCTCATCTACTTCGATCGCGACACGCAGGAGCGCCTGTTCGACAAGTTTCACGCGGCGCTCAGGCCGGATGGATTTCTCGTGCTCGGAAAGGTCGAGACGCTGCTGGGCGCGGCCCGCACGAAGTTCGCCCCCGTCGACGCGCGCGAGCGCATCTTCCGCCGGCTATGA
- a CDS encoding DUF4388 domain-containing protein, with protein sequence MAIRGSLKEASLPDVLQLLSMGKKTGCLSVTHRNSFGYIYFDKGRICYASIVNRRDRLGDMLIKIGSVTQAQIDAAVALQDKRRDKRLGELLVEQGVITLQDLHDAIEVQIQEAVYFLFTWNQGTFNFEADVLPDPHDHVVSINPESLLLEGARRVDEWSLVEKKIPSFDLVFETDRTKVLTSEIELTEDQRAVLELVDGTRDVQAIIDASGLVEFEVGKVLYGLVNAGFIHRIGKTTAVPVVLNEGRADEHRNLGIAFYKTGMLDESIREFRRVLELRTGDGTARFFIGLVHARQQKWEDAIAAFAEAAAQPGAKMAVFHNLAYAYEQQNRFAEARVALDEAVRRGGSTDARVQTSLGVVSLLDGDLAAADSALSAARPLFGKRPPTGAWFHYMSLTAALLGDVSRAASILNEGGQAYPHAAVLLNNLAAVLERAGDYETARATAEHGIQEDPGVGQSHKNLGDLYYRAGRYDDALEAYSRATKANPALGADVYLKLGNIRLRRQERDEALRCWERALELDPDNAIVRTNLESVRQVF encoded by the coding sequence ATGGCCATTCGCGGAAGTCTGAAAGAGGCCAGCCTGCCTGACGTCTTGCAGCTCCTGTCGATGGGCAAGAAGACGGGCTGCCTGAGCGTCACGCATCGAAACAGCTTCGGCTACATCTACTTCGACAAGGGCCGCATCTGCTACGCGTCGATCGTGAATCGGCGCGACCGCCTGGGCGACATGCTGATCAAGATCGGCTCGGTGACGCAGGCGCAGATCGATGCCGCGGTCGCGCTGCAGGACAAGCGGCGCGACAAGCGGCTGGGCGAGCTGCTGGTGGAGCAGGGCGTGATCACCCTACAGGATCTGCACGATGCGATCGAAGTGCAGATCCAGGAAGCGGTGTACTTCCTGTTCACGTGGAATCAAGGCACGTTCAATTTCGAGGCGGACGTGCTGCCCGATCCGCACGATCACGTCGTCTCGATCAATCCCGAGTCGCTGCTGCTCGAGGGCGCGCGGCGCGTGGACGAATGGAGTCTCGTCGAGAAGAAGATTCCGTCGTTCGATCTGGTCTTCGAGACGGACCGGACGAAGGTGCTGACGAGCGAGATCGAACTCACCGAAGACCAGCGGGCGGTGCTCGAGCTCGTGGACGGCACGCGCGACGTGCAGGCGATCATCGACGCGTCGGGCCTGGTCGAGTTCGAGGTCGGCAAGGTGCTGTACGGCCTCGTGAACGCCGGATTCATTCACCGCATCGGCAAGACGACCGCGGTGCCCGTGGTGCTGAACGAAGGGCGCGCCGACGAGCACCGCAATCTCGGCATCGCCTTTTATAAAACTGGCATGCTCGACGAGTCCATCCGCGAGTTTCGCCGGGTGCTGGAGCTGCGCACGGGCGACGGAACGGCGCGCTTCTTCATCGGGCTCGTTCACGCGCGCCAGCAGAAATGGGAGGACGCGATCGCCGCGTTCGCCGAAGCGGCGGCGCAACCCGGCGCCAAGATGGCCGTGTTTCACAATCTCGCATACGCGTACGAGCAGCAGAATCGCTTCGCGGAGGCGCGGGTGGCGCTGGACGAAGCGGTCCGTCGCGGCGGGTCGACCGACGCGCGCGTGCAGACGTCCCTGGGCGTGGTCAGTCTGCTGGACGGCGACCTGGCCGCAGCGGACTCGGCATTATCGGCGGCCCGGCCTTTATTCGGGAAGCGGCCGCCCACCGGGGCCTGGTTTCACTATATGTCGCTGACCGCCGCACTGCTCGGCGACGTTTCACGCGCCGCGTCGATACTGAATGAGGGGGGCCAGGCGTATCCGCACGCGGCGGTGCTTCTGAACAACCTGGCCGCGGTCCTGGAGCGTGCGGGCGATTACGAAACCGCACGCGCCACGGCGGAGCACGGGATTCAGGAAGACCCCGGGGTGGGGCAATCGCACAAGAATCTCGGCGACCTGTATTATCGCGCGGGACGGTACGACGACGCGCTCGAGGCGTATTCGCGCGCGACGAAGGCCAATCCCGCGCTGGGCGCCGACGTCTATTTGAAGCTTGGTAACATCCGGCTACGCCGACAGGAACGTGATGAAGCGCTGCGGTGTTGGGAGCGGGCTCTCGAGCTCGATCCCGACAACGCCATCGTGCGCACGAACCTGGAATCCGTTCGACAGGTGTTTTGA